In one window of bacterium DNA:
- a CDS encoding DUF1302 family protein, with protein MKRGVSRFLIIGLMVLVASSVYGIDVAENVTISGVIKNETASHLKMGEFMKIENTVQMGVEYTPTEYLHLFGLFRFFYDGVFDAEEQYEPVKSELYRTDVTNDWLRELYVDFLSDRLDVRLGRQQVVWGTADGVKILDAVNPTDMREFTLDDYADSRIPLWMVKLEYAPTVNGTFQCLFIPDFQANYIPPVGAPFTFRASVLGQASVVNWLINGPPGAKVSFHEEVKPDPWSDLSDTTIGFRWLDVLGGFEYTLNFLYGFYLPGANYSWFGPADTLNLQKRYERIYLYGASFTKALTKGALSGLTIRGEFAYIQDVPTYYGTDGRVAGPPVKLDNFNYVLGFDKSLVTNWLASLQFIQFITSKASYQGNSLLFGPTLGPMDQVTTMLSLKLSTDFMHERLKPEVLVIYGLDNDWKITPKVQFEILDSLVAVAGVHIFEGKPKNLYGQFAERDELFFELRFGF; from the coding sequence ATGAAGCGAGGAGTTAGTAGATTTTTAATTATTGGGCTTATGGTTTTGGTGGCATCTTCAGTTTATGGTATCGATGTTGCTGAAAATGTTACCATTTCCGGGGTAATAAAGAATGAGACAGCGAGCCATCTGAAAATGGGCGAGTTTATGAAGATTGAGAATACAGTCCAGATGGGAGTAGAATATACACCAACAGAATATCTACATCTATTTGGGCTTTTCAGGTTTTTCTATGACGGTGTCTTCGACGCTGAAGAACAATATGAACCTGTGAAAAGCGAACTTTACCGCACAGATGTTACCAATGATTGGCTCAGGGAGTTGTATGTGGATTTCCTTTCCGACAGGTTGGATGTCAGGTTAGGAAGACAGCAGGTGGTCTGGGGAACTGCCGATGGTGTGAAGATATTGGATGCAGTAAATCCTACTGATATGAGAGAGTTCACCCTCGATGACTATGCTGACAGCCGCATACCTCTGTGGATGGTTAAGTTAGAGTATGCGCCAACGGTTAACGGAACTTTTCAGTGTCTGTTTATTCCAGATTTCCAAGCAAACTACATTCCGCCTGTAGGCGCTCCCTTTACTTTCCGGGCATCAGTGCTTGGTCAAGCGAGTGTGGTTAATTGGCTTATTAACGGGCCGCCGGGCGCGAAGGTTTCCTTCCACGAAGAAGTAAAGCCAGATCCCTGGAGTGATTTGTCGGATACCACTATAGGTTTTCGCTGGCTTGATGTATTGGGAGGATTCGAATATACTCTCAATTTCCTGTATGGATTCTATCTTCCAGGAGCCAATTATTCTTGGTTTGGACCTGCAGATACCTTGAATCTTCAGAAGAGGTATGAGCGGATATACCTATATGGAGCTTCGTTCACCAAAGCCCTGACTAAAGGGGCACTTTCTGGTTTGACCATAAGGGGTGAATTTGCTTACATTCAAGACGTTCCTACTTACTACGGAACAGATGGTCGAGTTGCAGGTCCTCCAGTGAAACTGGACAACTTTAACTATGTCCTGGGATTCGATAAGTCTCTGGTGACAAACTGGCTTGCCAGCCTGCAATTCATCCAGTTCATTACATCCAAGGCAAGTTATCAGGGCAATAGTCTCCTGTTTGGACCAACATTGGGTCCAATGGATCAGGTAACTACTATGTTAAGCCTGAAGCTCTCTACAGATTTTATGCATGAGAGGCTCAAGCCAGAGGTCCTGGTGATATATGGATTGGATAATGACTGGAAAATAACTCCTAAGGTGCAGTTTGAAATTCTGGATAGTCTCGTAGCAGTTGCCGGTGTCCATATTTTTGAAGGTAAACCCAAGAATCTTTATGGGCAGTTTGCTGAGAGAGACGAGCTGTTTTTTGAATTAAGATTTGGATTCTAA
- a CDS encoding AMP-binding protein — protein sequence MNIGKVLEESVSKFGDKVAIFFEDEKVSFRELDRLVNNLSAGLIGEGVRKGDCVVTFLPDAMEIALSYYAILKVGAIHAPLDVRLKEEEVKLIFGDAKPAVVITTSQFQDMFLSMRAEIPSIKSIIVVGEEVKQGCKSFKEMRDKDSSRVIPVEVEDGDTALYLYTSGTTAKPKGVMVTFGNLDWFPKDMHAIWKTTEDDVYMLSLPASHISGPILFNQTIVMGVATSILGAFNPRKWLETVEKNRVTKLHFVPPMANALIQLNQFEKYDLSSLKAVALMGAYSTPGLVKELGEKLRLRRCCQGYGLTETSPLLTLESPDSNAPLGNIGKPMPGKEVKIVDEDGDELPVGEVGEIVTRGSHVMKGYHNDPEATEEIIKDGWLHTGDLARRDEDGYIYIVGRKQDRINVGGLMVYVSEVEDVLHHHPKIKEVAVVSAPDPKRGERIRAVVALKEGMEATNKEIIDYCREKMADYKVPKEVEFRESLPKTKTGKIARGELAKTSS from the coding sequence ATGAATATAGGAAAGGTTCTGGAAGAAAGTGTTAGTAAGTTCGGAGACAAGGTGGCCATATTTTTTGAGGATGAGAAAGTCTCTTTCCGGGAGCTCGACCGTCTGGTGAACAATCTAAGCGCAGGTCTAATTGGGGAGGGTGTGAGGAAAGGTGACTGCGTGGTCACTTTTCTGCCCGATGCAATGGAGATTGCTTTAAGTTATTATGCTATCCTGAAAGTTGGAGCTATTCATGCTCCACTCGATGTGAGGCTTAAAGAGGAGGAAGTAAAGTTAATTTTTGGTGACGCTAAACCAGCGGTAGTTATTACCACCAGCCAGTTTCAGGATATGTTTCTCTCCATGAGAGCAGAAATTCCCAGTATAAAAAGCATCATCGTGGTGGGAGAAGAAGTGAAACAAGGGTGTAAATCTTTCAAAGAGATGAGAGATAAAGATTCCTCCCGAGTTATTCCCGTGGAAGTTGAGGATGGAGATACAGCTCTTTATCTCTATACTTCAGGGACTACTGCCAAGCCAAAGGGAGTAATGGTAACTTTTGGTAACCTGGACTGGTTCCCTAAAGATATGCACGCTATATGGAAAACCACCGAGGACGATGTCTATATGCTCTCATTACCCGCATCCCATATAAGTGGACCTATTCTTTTCAATCAGACGATTGTGATGGGGGTTGCCACTTCAATCTTAGGGGCTTTCAATCCCAGGAAATGGCTGGAGACTGTAGAGAAGAACCGCGTAACTAAGCTCCATTTTGTGCCCCCTATGGCCAATGCATTGATACAGTTGAATCAATTTGAAAAGTACGACTTGTCCAGCTTGAAAGCTGTCGCCCTTATGGGCGCGTATTCAACTCCCGGGCTGGTCAAGGAACTTGGAGAAAAACTGAGATTAAGACGATGTTGTCAAGGTTATGGGTTAACTGAGACTTCGCCTCTACTTACCCTCGAGTCACCCGACAGCAATGCTCCCTTGGGAAACATTGGCAAGCCAATGCCGGGCAAGGAAGTGAAGATAGTAGATGAGGATGGAGATGAACTTCCCGTGGGAGAGGTTGGTGAGATAGTTACTCGTGGGTCACACGTAATGAAAGGGTATCACAATGACCCTGAAGCCACTGAGGAGATAATCAAGGATGGCTGGCTACACACTGGCGATTTAGCGCGGAGAGACGAGGATGGTTATATCTACATTGTGGGAAGGAAACAGGACAGGATAAATGTGGGAGGATTGATGGTCTATGTTTCCGAGGTTGAGGACGTTCTTCACCACCATCCCAAGATAAAAGAAGTGGCAGTAGTGAGTGCTCCTGACCCAAAAAGAGGTGAGAGAATAAGAGCAGTTGTCGCCCTGAAAGAGGGAATGGAAGCTACGAATAAGGAGATAATCGATTACTGTCGTGAGAAAATGGCAGACTACAAAGTTCCCAAGGAAGTTGAGTTCAGGGAGAGTCTTCCCAAGACAAAGACAGGAAAGATAGCCAGGGGAGAACTGGCCAAAACGAGCTCCTGA
- the secG gene encoding preprotein translocase subunit SecG — MTTLILVVHIIVSICLILIVLLQVGKGASLSGLFGGGGGGEAIFGGGGGDVFMKKLTVVFAILFICTSLTLTIISVRRPLSTIIYKEPAVPAAVPEEPKKETAGPEVPPVKPETP, encoded by the coding sequence ATGACAACTTTAATATTAGTAGTCCATATTATTGTTTCTATATGTTTGATTTTGATTGTGCTCTTACAGGTAGGAAAAGGCGCCAGTCTATCAGGCTTATTCGGAGGAGGAGGCGGAGGTGAGGCGATTTTCGGTGGCGGAGGAGGAGATGTTTTTATGAAAAAATTGACCGTGGTCTTCGCCATCCTGTTTATATGCACTTCTCTAACTTTAACTATAATTTCTGTCCGTAGACCATTAAGCACAATTATCTATAAAGAGCCAGCTGTTCCAGCAGCAGTCCCCGAGGAACCCAAAAAGGAAACAGCTGGTCCGGAAGTGCCACCCGTCAAGCCTGAGACACCTTGA
- a CDS encoding phosphoglycerate kinase, which translates to MEKLTISDLEIEGKKVLIRCDFNVPLDDKGKITDDTRIQAALPTIRYALGRECAVILMSHLGRPKGKVDPKLSLKPVAERLGELLNLEVLMAPDCIGPDVEKMARELKGGEVLLLENLRFRSGEETNDEKFAQQLASLADVFIQDAFGTVHRAHASTSGVPRHLPSGAGFLLQKEIKYLKQALEEPERPFLAILGGAKISTKIGVINKLLSKVDSLILGGAMAYTFLRAENIGTGSSMVEEDKIDTAGEILKQASKKKVTVLLPLDHIIANKASEDAESKEISEVAIPEGWIGVDIGSFSVKRFSSAIKSAKTILWNGPMGIFEIDKFSQGTKAIAEAIAEATKKGSISIVGGGDSVAAVTKSGLQENVSHISTGGGAALEFLEGKELPGIASLKDKRGDKE; encoded by the coding sequence ATGGAGAAATTAACAATTTCCGACCTGGAAATAGAAGGCAAGAAAGTCTTAATTCGTTGCGATTTCAATGTTCCTTTAGATGACAAGGGAAAAATTACGGATGACACCCGAATTCAAGCTGCTCTACCTACAATCAGATACGCTCTGGGAAGAGAATGCGCAGTTATTCTGATGTCCCATCTTGGTCGACCTAAAGGGAAAGTAGACCCGAAATTAAGCTTGAAACCGGTTGCCGAAAGATTAGGAGAGCTTTTGAATCTTGAGGTTCTTATGGCGCCTGACTGTATCGGTCCTGATGTAGAGAAGATGGCCAGGGAGTTGAAAGGGGGAGAAGTCCTTCTTTTAGAAAATTTGCGGTTCCGTTCAGGAGAAGAAACAAATGATGAAAAGTTCGCTCAGCAACTCGCCTCACTGGCCGATGTATTTATCCAGGATGCCTTTGGCACTGTGCACAGGGCGCATGCTTCCACATCGGGAGTGCCCAGGCATTTACCTTCTGGCGCTGGCTTTCTATTACAGAAAGAGATAAAATATCTGAAGCAGGCTTTAGAAGAACCAGAAAGACCTTTTTTGGCTATTCTGGGAGGAGCCAAGATATCCACCAAGATTGGAGTTATAAATAAATTATTGTCTAAAGTAGATTCCTTGATTTTAGGCGGTGCTATGGCCTACACTTTCTTGAGAGCAGAGAATATAGGAACAGGTAGTTCAATGGTAGAGGAAGATAAAATTGATACCGCAGGTGAAATATTAAAACAGGCTTCTAAAAAGAAAGTAACGGTTCTATTACCTCTTGACCACATTATTGCTAATAAAGCTTCTGAAGATGCTGAGAGTAAAGAAATCTCAGAAGTCGCCATTCCCGAAGGATGGATAGGAGTCGACATAGGTTCCTTCTCTGTTAAGCGGTTCTCTTCGGCAATTAAGTCTGCTAAAACGATTCTCTGGAATGGACCAATGGGTATCTTTGAAATAGATAAATTTAGTCAGGGGACAAAAGCAATCGCTGAGGCAATTGCCGAAGCTACCAAGAAAGGCAGTATATCAATTGTTGGTGGAGGAGATTCCGTTGCTGCTGTTACCAAATCCGGACTCCAGGAGAATGTATCGCATATTTCCACCGGAGGTGGAGCAGCCTTAGAGTTTCTGGAAGGAAAGGAATTACCGGGAATTGCCTCTTTGAAAGATAAGCGAGGAGATAAAGAATGA
- a CDS encoding peptidylprolyl isomerase, protein MKVMKITLVLFLIMGLVLINGCGRKEEKQPSVKEAEKILPRKVIPEKRDEKALVKKGNRIKVHYTGTLQDGTIFDKSKEGEPLEFTVGSGQIIPGFDKAVEGMKLNEEKKVTLKTEDAYGKRDETAIREFPKNSLPENFKPEKGIMIKLQDQTGRAMPGTVTDITENSITVDLNHPLAGRDLTFDIKVIGIE, encoded by the coding sequence ATGAAAGTAATGAAAATCACTTTAGTATTATTTTTAATAATGGGATTGGTTCTAATTAATGGATGTGGTAGGAAAGAAGAAAAACAACCTTCAGTGAAAGAGGCAGAAAAAATATTGCCAAGAAAAGTAATTCCAGAGAAAAGAGATGAAAAGGCGCTGGTTAAAAAAGGAAATAGAATCAAAGTCCATTATACAGGAACACTACAGGATGGGACTATATTTGATAAGTCAAAGGAGGGAGAGCCATTAGAGTTTACTGTGGGAAGTGGACAAATAATACCCGGCTTTGATAAAGCAGTAGAAGGAATGAAATTGAATGAAGAAAAGAAAGTAACTCTAAAAACGGAAGATGCTTATGGGAAAAGAGATGAAACTGCAATAAGGGAGTTCCCCAAAAATTCTTTACCCGAAAATTTTAAACCTGAGAAAGGTATAATGATAAAACTACAAGACCAAACTGGAAGAGCAATGCCGGGGACAGTAACAGACATAACTGAGAATAGCATAACTGTTGACCTCAATCATCCTTTAGCCGGAAGGGATCTTACTTTCGATATAAAGGTTATTGGTATTGAGTAA
- a CDS encoding ComF family protein, which produces MATFWELLLNFFFPLQCINCRRLLTADNKDHVCGDCWSRIIYLNRPIDIRLSLEEIWSVAVYDGVLRKLIHQFKYKEKKYLANPLGKLMVDFVEEYLEEEKFDYIIPIPLEKARQKKRGYNQAELLARVLGEAVNKPILTNLVKRRKKTKPQFELNKKERFENLSCAFEISESVKEDVATIAGKTVLLLDDLATTGATLDECAKTLKRAGVSEVYALVLAHGM; this is translated from the coding sequence TTGGCTACTTTCTGGGAACTTCTTTTGAATTTTTTCTTTCCCCTTCAGTGTATCAACTGCAGAAGGTTGCTCACAGCCGATAATAAAGACCATGTCTGCGGAGATTGCTGGAGCAGGATTATCTATCTCAACCGGCCAATTGACATAAGGCTATCCTTAGAAGAGATATGGTCAGTAGCAGTATATGATGGGGTGTTGAGGAAGTTGATACATCAATTTAAATATAAAGAGAAGAAATATTTGGCCAATCCATTGGGGAAACTCATGGTCGATTTTGTGGAGGAGTACCTGGAAGAAGAAAAATTCGATTATATTATTCCCATACCACTGGAGAAGGCCAGGCAGAAGAAGAGGGGTTACAACCAGGCAGAACTTTTAGCCCGGGTTTTGGGAGAAGCGGTAAATAAACCAATATTGACCAATTTAGTGAAAAGAAGAAAGAAAACCAAGCCCCAGTTTGAACTGAACAAGAAGGAGAGGTTTGAGAACCTTTCCTGTGCCTTTGAAATCTCAGAATCAGTCAAAGAAGACGTCGCCACAATTGCAGGAAAGACAGTTCTACTATTAGACGACCTGGCAACTACAGGCGCAACCCTAGATGAATGTGCCAAAACGTTAAAGAGGGCAGGAGTTAGTGAAGTTTACGCGCTGGTTTTGGCCCATGGAATGTAG
- a CDS encoding RNA-binding protein, with the protein MNIYVGNLSRDVTEEDLRQTFEAFGKVETAAIIKDKFSGESRGFGFVEMPAKAEAQSAITGANGKELKGRPLKVNEARPRPQGRGGGGGGGGRRGGGGGGGRRSW; encoded by the coding sequence ATGAACATCTACGTAGGCAATCTGTCGCGTGATGTCACCGAAGAGGATTTACGACAAACTTTTGAAGCCTTTGGGAAGGTCGAAACCGCCGCTATTATTAAGGACAAGTTCAGTGGCGAATCAAGAGGATTCGGATTCGTGGAAATGCCCGCTAAAGCTGAAGCCCAGTCCGCGATCACCGGAGCGAATGGCAAGGAGTTAAAGGGACGACCACTTAAGGTTAATGAGGCTCGCCCTCGTCCCCAAGGCCGTGGAGGTGGAGGTGGAGGTGGAGGAAGACGCGGTGGCGGTGGTGGTGGCGGACGGCGCTCCTGGTAA
- a CDS encoding MMPL family transporter: MNNFSKFFARFVIRHRIVFILISLALTILFAYQLRHLTLQTNLGDFAPQKHPYLAVQRQLTHIFGGLNQISIAIEVKEGDIFNYSTLSKVHSITKKLYLLNGINAGRVVSLSARKIKSVKATAEGFGARRLMRYPPKSAEEMERLKETIVRNPMIYGPIVSKDFKSTLIQADFESDVSSRRIFRQVQQIIEEEKDSNNNIYIGGRPILEGWLDFYTPKMGKIFMGTLIVMILILYIAFRSKRGILLPLASSLMATVWGLGILTLSGYKLGPTTILTPFLVLALGISHSVQFIKRYYEDELKHLSSKEASQETLQSLFVPACTSLVTDGLGFLSLLIVPLAMIRSMALATGAGVLSIFFTTVTFIPAILSFLPSPKRKEVEREEKFNLLNRILGKISSLSIHRLSRWAVVGIFLVLGVVGTIGASRIVVGDNEPGSASLYRNSPYNVAETMISNKFAGSSPYYVLIEGKEEEGLVDSQTLLEMESLTNYVKEKIPEAGHSLSLVDYIKGLNFAMFGGNPRYLRVPEKSQTIAEYLFLYSMTAFPGDFDPVVSPDYKYANIKFDLKDHKAGTINKVLTATKEWVDKNHKVQNFEFRYPGGDIGILAAINEIIRKVLPQNIIQLSSIVFICIWVAYGSYVAGILLLIPLVLGVLLTFGTLGLLGVSLTVETLPVAALGIGLGVDYGIYVTSRLRQELRQGLPFERAIYTSLETSGKAVFFTGATVALGVFSWVFSNIRLQARLGVILGALLLLNMLGALILLPALISIFKPKFIIPPHPPLSPKGRGSNKVQKGGSR, encoded by the coding sequence TTGAATAATTTTTCCAAGTTTTTTGCCAGATTTGTCATTCGTCACAGGATAGTATTTATTCTTATTTCTTTGGCTTTGACTATTTTATTTGCCTATCAACTGAGACATTTAACTTTGCAGACCAATTTAGGTGATTTTGCTCCCCAGAAACATCCCTACCTTGCAGTGCAAAGACAACTTACCCATATCTTCGGTGGATTGAATCAAATCTCTATTGCCATTGAAGTAAAAGAAGGAGATATATTTAATTATTCCACTCTCAGTAAAGTCCATAGCATCACGAAGAAATTATACCTTCTCAATGGAATAAATGCTGGTAGAGTTGTTTCCCTTTCAGCGAGGAAAATCAAGAGTGTGAAAGCGACTGCTGAGGGATTTGGAGCAAGAAGACTTATGAGGTATCCGCCGAAGTCGGCTGAAGAAATGGAAAGACTGAAAGAGACTATTGTCCGGAATCCTATGATTTATGGACCCATTGTATCGAAAGATTTCAAAAGCACGCTAATTCAGGCTGATTTTGAATCGGATGTCTCCTCGAGAAGAATCTTTCGCCAGGTTCAACAGATTATTGAGGAAGAGAAGGATTCCAATAACAATATATACATTGGTGGAAGACCGATATTGGAAGGATGGCTTGACTTCTATACTCCCAAAATGGGGAAAATTTTTATGGGAACGCTAATTGTAATGATTCTAATCTTATACATTGCTTTCCGGTCTAAGAGAGGAATTCTCCTTCCCCTTGCTTCCAGTCTTATGGCTACTGTTTGGGGGTTAGGTATTCTTACTCTTTCAGGATATAAGCTTGGTCCAACCACCATACTTACGCCCTTTCTGGTACTGGCTTTGGGGATAAGCCACTCTGTTCAATTTATAAAGAGATATTATGAAGATGAACTGAAGCATCTTTCCAGCAAAGAAGCCTCTCAGGAAACACTTCAGTCTCTCTTTGTTCCCGCCTGCACTTCCCTTGTTACTGATGGATTGGGTTTTCTTTCTCTTCTTATAGTCCCTCTGGCAATGATTAGGAGTATGGCTCTGGCTACCGGAGCAGGAGTGTTAAGTATCTTCTTCACTACTGTAACCTTTATACCTGCAATCCTTTCTTTTCTTCCTTCTCCTAAAAGAAAGGAGGTTGAGCGAGAGGAAAAATTCAATTTGCTGAACAGGATTCTGGGAAAAATATCCTCTTTGAGTATACACCGCCTTTCCAGATGGGCAGTGGTAGGTATTTTCCTCGTCCTGGGAGTGGTGGGAACGATAGGTGCTTCCAGAATTGTAGTCGGGGATAATGAACCTGGTTCGGCATCTCTCTACCGCAATTCTCCCTATAATGTTGCCGAGACGATGATAAGCAATAAATTTGCCGGCTCCAGCCCATATTACGTGTTAATTGAAGGTAAAGAAGAGGAAGGCCTGGTAGATTCTCAGACACTTTTAGAAATGGAGTCACTTACGAATTACGTAAAGGAGAAAATCCCTGAAGCAGGGCATTCCCTCTCCTTAGTAGATTATATTAAGGGCCTTAACTTTGCAATGTTTGGCGGCAACCCCAGATATTTAAGAGTTCCTGAGAAGAGCCAAACCATAGCAGAATATCTCTTCCTCTACTCCATGACTGCATTTCCCGGTGATTTTGACCCTGTGGTTAGTCCTGATTACAAGTATGCCAACATCAAATTTGATTTGAAAGACCATAAGGCAGGGACCATAAACAAAGTACTGACTGCAACTAAAGAGTGGGTGGATAAGAATCATAAGGTTCAGAATTTTGAATTCCGTTATCCAGGAGGAGATATCGGAATTCTGGCAGCTATAAATGAGATTATTAGAAAGGTCTTGCCCCAAAACATAATACAATTATCTTCAATAGTATTTATTTGTATTTGGGTTGCTTATGGGTCGTATGTTGCCGGGATTCTACTTTTGATACCTCTGGTTCTGGGGGTGCTTTTGACTTTTGGAACTCTGGGTCTTCTGGGAGTGAGCTTAACAGTAGAAACATTACCTGTAGCCGCTTTGGGAATAGGATTGGGAGTAGATTATGGGATATATGTCACCAGTCGTCTCAGGCAAGAGCTGAGACAAGGATTGCCATTCGAAAGAGCAATATATACTTCTCTGGAGACTTCAGGGAAAGCTGTATTCTTTACAGGAGCAACAGTGGCTCTGGGAGTCTTCTCCTGGGTATTTTCCAATATTCGCTTACAAGCCAGGTTGGGAGTTATTCTCGGGGCACTTCTCCTATTGAATATGCTCGGTGCATTGATTCTGCTTCCTGCTCTTATTTCTATTTTCAAACCAAAATTTATAATTCCCCCTCACCCTCCCCTCTCCCCCAAGGGGAGAGGCAGTAATAAGGTGCAAAAAGGAGGGTCCCGATGA
- a CDS encoding outer membrane lipoprotein-sorting protein, translating to MKSLKLFFLVCGLVLVLTQLASAIDKPYEGISADELMKIKYYIKHTKFAQDYQSTGHVWLITKGGFKRHRKFLRSRITLNRKSDGIDYKDVVAFTEPGNVKGLAILTWTYIDPKKEQDVWLWLPSLRKIRRISQSQADDSFMGTDFTTEEITIRRWEDETYEIIGNKKFEGYHSEFTGKTYYEGLDCYLVEAKPKRKDWYYSKRIVWIDKNTGASIYDEIYDPLERKARTLFREYQEYQKGYLPQTLLECKNVRTGHKTIITFDEIKFDSGLKEGLFTEKTLMRSKW from the coding sequence ATGAAGTCTTTAAAATTGTTTTTTCTGGTTTGCGGTCTGGTTTTGGTTTTGACTCAGCTTGCGAGTGCCATTGATAAACCGTACGAAGGAATTTCAGCCGATGAATTAATGAAGATAAAGTACTATATCAAGCACACTAAATTTGCCCAGGACTACCAGAGCACAGGCCATGTGTGGTTGATTACTAAGGGAGGTTTTAAGAGACATAGGAAATTTTTGAGGTCGCGCATTACTTTGAATAGAAAGAGCGATGGGATAGACTATAAGGATGTGGTGGCGTTCACCGAGCCAGGCAACGTAAAAGGTCTGGCAATTTTAACCTGGACTTACATCGACCCGAAAAAGGAACAGGACGTCTGGCTGTGGCTACCCAGTTTGAGAAAGATAAGGAGAATCTCTCAGTCGCAAGCAGATGATTCCTTTATGGGAACTGATTTTACTACCGAAGAGATTACCATCCGCAGGTGGGAAGACGAAACTTATGAAATCATTGGGAATAAAAAATTTGAAGGTTACCACTCTGAGTTTACGGGAAAGACCTATTATGAGGGTTTGGATTGCTACCTGGTGGAAGCAAAACCAAAGAGAAAAGATTGGTATTATTCGAAACGGATTGTCTGGATTGACAAGAATACAGGAGCCAGTATCTACGATGAGATTTACGATCCCCTGGAGAGAAAAGCAAGGACACTCTTTAGAGAATATCAAGAGTACCAAAAGGGGTACTTACCTCAGACATTACTGGAATGTAAGAACGTGAGAACCGGGCATAAAACAATTATTACATTTGATGAGATAAAATTTGATTCGGGATTGAAAGAAGGGTTGTTTACAGAAAAGACTTTGATGAGAAGTAAATGGTAA
- the gap gene encoding type I glyceraldehyde-3-phosphate dehydrogenase has translation MATKVGINGFGRIGRLVLRAAITEGVKELDFVAVNDLTDAKTLAHLFKYDSTFGTFKGKVEVKNSSILIDGKEIKVLSQKDPAQLPWKDLGVDFVIESTGRFTDPEKAKAHLAAGAKKVVITAPAKGEALTLVMGVNEDKYDSSKHDVVSNASCTTNCLAPVAKVLLDKFGIERGLMTTIHSITNDQVTLDFPHKDLRRARAATLSIIATTTGAAKAIGLVLPELKGKMDGMAIRVPTPNVSVVDLVVEAKRETTVDEVNKVFKEASQGKLSKYLDYTEEPLVSRDFYGNNKSAIVDGLSTRVVEGKMIKVLAWYDNEWAYSCRVNDLVSYMVKSEAKSGSKEKVATQ, from the coding sequence ATGGCAACAAAGGTGGGTATTAATGGATTTGGAAGGATTGGAAGGCTGGTGCTACGAGCAGCCATTACTGAAGGTGTGAAGGAGCTCGATTTTGTGGCAGTTAATGATTTGACCGATGCTAAAACTTTGGCACATCTGTTTAAATACGATTCAACTTTTGGTACTTTTAAGGGCAAGGTAGAGGTAAAGAACAGCTCCATTTTAATAGATGGGAAAGAGATAAAAGTCTTGTCCCAGAAGGATCCAGCCCAGCTTCCCTGGAAAGATTTGGGTGTGGATTTCGTCATAGAGTCTACTGGAAGATTTACCGACCCGGAAAAAGCTAAAGCCCATTTAGCAGCAGGAGCGAAGAAGGTAGTGATTACTGCCCCGGCAAAAGGGGAGGCTCTCACTTTGGTTATGGGAGTAAATGAAGATAAATACGACAGCTCCAAACACGATGTTGTTTCCAACGCTTCCTGTACCACAAACTGCCTGGCGCCAGTAGCCAAAGTTCTTCTGGATAAGTTCGGGATTGAGCGGGGATTGATGACTACCATCCATTCTATTACTAATGACCAGGTTACTCTCGACTTTCCCCATAAGGATTTACGCCGTGCTCGAGCAGCTACTCTGTCCATTATTGCTACCACTACCGGCGCGGCAAAAGCTATAGGATTGGTTCTGCCCGAATTAAAGGGCAAGATGGATGGTATGGCAATACGCGTACCTACTCCTAATGTCTCTGTGGTCGATTTAGTCGTCGAGGCGAAAAGAGAAACGACCGTGGATGAGGTGAATAAGGTCTTCAAGGAGGCTTCCCAGGGAAAGCTGAGTAAGTATCTCGATTATACCGAGGAGCCATTGGTATCCCGCGATTTTTATGGAAACAATAAATCTGCCATAGTAGATGGTCTCTCCACAAGAGTGGTAGAAGGCAAGATGATAAAGGTTCTCGCCTGGTACGATAATGAGTGGGCTTATTCTTGTAGAGTGAATGATCTGGTTAGTTATATGGTGAAGTCAGAAGCCAAAAGCGGGTCCAAGGAAAAGGTGGCAACTCAATAG